A DNA window from Malus domestica chromosome 12, GDT2T_hap1 contains the following coding sequences:
- the LOC103423570 gene encoding gibberellin receptor GID1C-like isoform X1: MCWVFFKRRFWSGNSSEPVSMAGGNEVNVNESRTVVPLNTWVLISNFKLSYNLLRRPDGTFNRHLAEFLDRKVPANAKPVDGVVSFDVIIDRETSLLSRIYHPDNADLSPLNIVDLKRPVNKEVLPVIVFFHGGSFVHSSSNSGIYDILCRRLVGVCKAVVVSVNYRRAPENRYPCAYDDGWTALKWVKSRPWLKSTKDSKVHIYLAGDSSGGNIVHNVALRAVEFGINVLGNILLNPMFGGQERTESEMRLDGKYFVTIQDRDWYWRALLPEGEDRDHPACNPFGPRGQSLEAVKFPKSLIVVAGLDLIQDWQLAYARGLERAGINVKLMYLEHATIGFYLLPNNEHFYTVMDEISKFVCSDY, from the exons ATGTGTTGGGTTTTCTTCAAGCGTAGATTTTGGAGTGGAAATTCTTCAGAACCGGTTTCCATGGCTGGGGGCAATGAAGTCAACGTTAATGAATCCAGG ACAGTGGTTCCACTGAATACATGGGTCCTCATCTCCAATTTCAAGCTGTCATACAATCTTCTACGCCGCCCTGACGGGACTTTCAACCGCCACTTGGCGGAGTTCCTTGATCGGAAAGTGCCAGCCAATGCTAAACCCGTTGATGGGGTTGTCTCGTTTGACGTCATCATCGACCGCGAAACTAGCCTGCTAAGTCGAATCTATCATCCAGACAATGCTGATCTATCCCCGCTGAACATTGTTGATCTTAAGAGACCTGTGAACAAGGAGGTTCTTCCTGTCATAGTTTTCTTCCATGGTGGGAGCTTTGTACACTCCTCTTCAAACAGCGGTATATATGATATTTTGTGCCGCCGACTAGTTGGTGTCTGCAAGGCTGTAGTGGTTTCTGTGAACTATCGCCGGGCACCTGAAAATCGTTATCCATGTGCCTATGATGATGGGTGGACAGCCCTGAAGTGGGTGAAATCTAGACCATGGCTTAAAAGTACGAAGGACTCAAAAGTTCATATCTATCTCGCTGGCGATAGCTCTGGTGGGAACATTGTACACAATGTTGCTTTAAGAGCTGTAGAATTTGGAATCAATGTACTGGGAAATATACTGCTCAACCCTATGTTTGGTGGGCAGGAGCGGACTGAATCTGAGATGCGATTGGATGGGAAATACTTTGTCACCATCCAAGACCGGGACTGGTACTGGAGAGCTTTACTCCCTGAGGGAGAAGATAGGGACCATCCAGCATGTAACCCATTTGGTCCCCGGGGTCAAAGCCTCGAAGCTGTCAAGTTCCCGAAGAGCCTTATTGTGGTGGCTGGTTTGGATCTTATTCAGGACTGGCAATTGGCTTATGCTAGAGGGCTCGAGAGGGCTGGCATAAACGTGAAACTCATGTATCTTGAGCATGCCACAATTGGTTTCTACCTGTTGCCGAATAATGAGCACTTCTACACCGTGATGGATGAGATAAGTAAATTCGTGTGCTCCGACTATTAA
- the LOC103423570 gene encoding gibberellin receptor GID1C-like (The RefSeq protein has 1 substitution compared to this genomic sequence), with protein sequence MAGGNEVNVNESRVVVPLNTWVLISNFKLSYNLLRRPDGTFNRHLAEFLDRKVPANAKPVDGVVSFDVIIDRETSXLSRIYHPDNADLSPLNIVDLKRPVNKEVLPVIVFFHGGSFVHSSSNSGIYDILCRRLVGVCKAVVVSVNYRRAPENRYPCAYDDGWTALKWVKSRPWLKSTKDSKVHIYLAGDSSGGNIVHNVALRAVEFGINVLGNILLNPMFGGQERTESEMRLDGKYFVTIQDRDWYWRALLPEGEDRDHPACNPFGPRGQSLEAVKFPKSLIVVAGLDLIQDWQLAYARGLERAGINVKLMYLEHATIGFYLLPNNEHFYTVMDEISKFVCSDY encoded by the exons ATGGCTGGGGGCAATGAAGTCAACGTTAATGAATCCAGGGT AGTGGTTCCACTGAATACATGGGTCCTCATCTCCAATTTCAAGCTGTCATACAATCTTCTACGCCGCCCTGACGGGACTTTCAACCGCCACTTGGCGGAGTTCCTTGATCGGAAAGTGCCAGCCAATGCTAAACCCGTTGATGGGGTTGTCTCGTTTGACGTCATCATCGACCGCGAAACTAGCCTGCTAAGTCGAATCTATCATCCAGACAATGCTGATCTATCCCCGCTGAACATTGTTGATCTTAAGAGACCTGTGAACAAGGAGGTTCTTCCTGTCATAGTTTTCTTCCATGGTGGGAGCTTTGTACACTCCTCTTCAAACAGCGGTATATATGATATTTTGTGCCGCCGACTAGTTGGTGTCTGCAAGGCTGTAGTGGTTTCTGTGAACTATCGCCGGGCACCTGAAAATCGTTATCCATGTGCCTATGATGATGGGTGGACAGCCCTGAAGTGGGTGAAATCTAGACCATGGCTTAAAAGTACGAAGGACTCAAAAGTTCATATCTATCTCGCTGGCGATAGCTCTGGTGGGAACATTGTACACAATGTTGCTTTAAGAGCTGTAGAATTTGGAATCAATGTACTGGGAAATATACTGCTCAACCCTATGTTTGGTGGGCAGGAGCGGACTGAATCTGAGATGCGATTGGATGGGAAATACTTTGTCACCATCCAAGACCGGGACTGGTACTGGAGAGCTTTACTCCCTGAGGGAGAAGATAGGGACCATCCAGCATGTAACCCATTTGGTCCCCGGGGTCAAAGCCTCGAAGCTGTCAAGTTCCCGAAGAGCCTTATTGTGGTGGCTGGTTTGGATCTTATTCAGGACTGGCAATTGGCTTATGCTAGAGGGCTCGAGAGGGCTGGCATAAACGTGAAACTCATGTATCTTGAGCATGCCACAATTGGTTTCTACCTGTTGCCGAATAATGAGCACTTCTACACCGTGATGGATGAGATAAGTAAATTCGTGTGCTCCGACTATTAA